A part of Saccopteryx bilineata isolate mSacBil1 chromosome 8, mSacBil1_pri_phased_curated, whole genome shotgun sequence genomic DNA contains:
- the TRIM59 gene encoding tripartite motif-containing protein 59 translates to MYNFEDVLTCPICYSIFEDPRVLPCSHTFCRNCLENVLQASSDFYIWRPLRIPLKCPNCRSITEVAPTGIESLPVNFALRAIIEKYQQEDHPDIVTCPEHYRQPLNVYCLLDKKLVCGHCLTIGQHHGHPIDDLQSAYVKEKDTPQKLLEQLTDTHWTGLTCHIEKLEEQKSHSEKVVQGEKEVVLQYFKELSDTLEEKKNFFLTALCDVDNLINQEYTPQIERIKEMREQQLELMTLTTSLREESPLKFLEKVDDVRQRVQVLKQRSLPEVQCVEIYPRVSQVLKEDWSRTEIGQIKKLPIPEMKISLKSMSYSCSDDEKVENFKILNIVLVTLISVILMLIFFNQHVITFLNEITSVCFFEVSLSVYQNLSNSLHDLKTILCHSLYLLKEFTWKVFR, encoded by the coding sequence ATGTACAATTTTGAGGACGTGTTAACATGTCCCATTTGTTACAGTATTTTTGAAGATCCTCGTGTACTGCCATGCTCTCATACATTCTGTAGAAATTGCTTGGAAAATGTTCTTCAGGCATCTAGTGACTTTTATATATGGAGACCTTTACGAATTCCACTCAAATGCCCTAACTGCAGAAGTATTACTGAAGTGGCTCCAACTGGTATTGAATCTTTACCTGTTAATTTTGCATTAAGGGCCATAATTGAAAAGTACCAACAAGAAGATCATCCAGATATTGTCACTTGTCCTGAACATTACAGGCAACCGTTAAATGTTTACTGTCTACTAGATAAAAAATTAGTTTGTGGTCATTGCCTTACAATAGGCCAACATCATGGTCATCCTATAGATGATCTTCAAAgtgcctatgtaaaagaaaagGACACACCTCAAAAATTGCTTGAACAGTTAACTGACACACACTGGACAGGTCTTACTTGTCATATTGAAAAGCTGGAGGAACAAAAATCTCATTCAGAGAAAGTGGTCCAAGGTGAGAAAGAAGTTGTCCTCCAATATTTTAAGGAGCTTAGTGATacattagaagagaaaaaaaatttttttctaactgcTCTCTGTGATGTTGACAATCTGATCAATCAAGAATATACTCCACaaattgaaagaataaaagaaatgagagagcAGCAGCTTGAATTAATGACATTGACAACATCTTTACGAGAAGAGTCTCCacttaaatttcttgaaaaagtTGACGATGTTCGCCAGCGTGTGCAGGTCTTGAAACAAAGATCACTTCCTGAGGTCCAGTGTGTTGAAATTTATCCTCGAGTAAGCCAAGTATTGAAAGAAGATTGGAGCAGAACAGAAATTGGACAAATTAAGAAACTTCCCATTCctgaaatgaaaatttctttaaaaagtatgtcATATTCCTGTTCCGatgatgaaaaggttgaaaattttaAGATTCTAAACATTGTTCTAGTTACTCTAATTTCAGTGATACTGATGTTGATCTTTTTTAACCAACATGTAATAACCTTTCTAAATGAAATCACTTCAGTATGTTTTTTTGAAGTCTCTCTATCTGTTTACCAAAATTTATCTAACAGTCTGCATGATTTAAAGACTATACTGTGTCACAGTTTATATTTACTGAAGGAGTTCACGTGGAAAGTTTTTCGGTGA